AGGCTCATCTGTCAGGCTTCCCAGAGCAAAAGCGCGTCAAGCCAACTCTGTATAGGAGGATCGGATCCTCTTAACGTGGATGGGAATGAGCGGAGAGATTCACGTTCGGGAATCGCACAGGGGCTAGAACGAGTACCCACCCCCACGGAAGCCGACAGCGATTTCGAGGAAGCAAACCGAGATGAAGATGCCTTTTGCCCACTTCCAACGTTGGGGCGGCACATTGATGCAAGCGACTATGAAAGACAGCCTGAACCCATGGAAGTCATAACGTCAAAAGATGCAATAGATGTGACCTTGCATTCAGCGAACCTCCGGGACAAACAATCCTGTCGATGGACGCAGGTGCCGAGTTTGCCGTGTGACGAGCATTCTTTCCACGAAGAGCCAACACAAGAAGAGCTTCAGGTTGACTGTCATGTCAGTCTTAATAGGCACGATTCGCACGACGAGGCACAGACAAGTTCTCCATCATGTCGTTCGGGAAAGGGCCGTTTACTTTGTTCTTGGTCGGCGatcggagacagcggcaaTGATGAGAATGAGGGAAAATGTCGTTCTATGTGTGAGAGTGGACACGCTGTCCGCTGTGTGGGTGCAAGACGTTCGGGCAGGTGTCAGGCCTCCCGCCTGTCGAAGATTGACAAAGAATGCGACGCAGACAAATGTGGTTTCGATGCAACAAAGGATGGCACTTCATTCAGTCCACGATCTTTTCAGACCCTCATTaacgaggaaaaacaggGGCAAATCCCCCATGCGAAAGGCAAGAGATTCGGGGAGACCGCTTCTGAACTCGACGAACCAGGAACAAGCTCGGTGGCGCATGAAGGTGTTTTTGATTCTCCTTCCAGCTACATCAGTACTATATCTCCTCGATCTCCTCGAGGACAGCAGGCGCTGGTAAAAACAGACAGTTTCCAGTCAGTACCAAGGAAGCATGCATTTTCTAAGGAAGACGTGAGACAGTGCCCTGGACAGCGTCAAGGATCTCCCGTCCCCAGAGATCTCGGCAAACTAGAGCACTCCTTACAGGAGAGTAGTGAGGTTGTTGAGGTCACTCGGAGAGGTACGACAAATGCGCCGGGTGAGGAGCAAGGGGTTACATCCCGGTCTTCTGTGACCACGGAATCAGACTTCAACCACCAGAAGCAGTTGCTCTATAAACAGAAACCCCACCTTCGATCGCTGTTTAGGCCCCTCAGCGCAGAAAGGGTCCGCCGACCTTCTAAATTCCCTTGGGACGACGAGGTCATCCCAACTTGCCGTGCCCAAGGAGAGACCCCTGTGCTGTCTCTTGGTGAGGACCCCTCGTACGCAAAAGATAATCTCTGTAACTTCAACTCTTCTCCCCGGACGCGTGAAAAATCTAGAACCGAACGTGGTGCATCAGTAACGAATAGTTTTTGTGGAACAtccggaagagagacacctcCTGGTCAACAAGAGTGGCCATGCATTCACCATTCTCCCCAGCGTCAGTCCCAGCCTTTTCTGAGACGGGGTTGTGGTGAGGGAGGCGGAAGATACCacaagagacacgagagcAACCGAAAGCGTCCTCCCGTCAGAAATGAACTGACTGTCTCACCAAGGAACCAAACACAACTGGAGGTATGCAATTCGGCCGAAACTGTGTCGGGTTTGAAACTATCTCCATTCAAAGAGGAAATTGGCGTCGGTAACTACAGGAAATCGTCACCTCGTGATGCAGCTACCGTATTCGATATTCAATCATCGCGTTCTGCTTCTGATTTATGTACAGTGTCAATTTCTGGAGGATCAGCTGACAGTATGATCGACTTCCCAGTGCTGTGGCCGAGCATCCGTTCCCTCTATAAAAGCTCCGAGTGTTCGCGACGTTGCAGAAAGTCTCCATCTGACAGGAACCCGCTTGTGTGTATCGACGAAGCCAACAGATGGGACGGAACACAGGATCGCAGCAAACCCCACGAATttctgaagaaaggaagcggCAGATGTGCAGGACAATCCAAGCAAAAGGAGGAGTCGTCTGCTACCAGCAGGCCTACGACACCCCGGCACGCGTCAACCGCAGGAGGCGCGAGCCCCCGTGTGGAACCTGAGGATATTCTTTCGGCgacaggagagggaagaacacGGGTGTGTATGCGAttcgagaagggagagaggaattCTACACCTGGCAGTCAATCAGTGGCGACAGAAAGAGCTTCTTCTGGATCCTTGAAGCGTTCGTCAAGTGAAGACGCAGGCAGacgagcaggagagaaagataAAGTCCCGTACACACGTTTAGTCGACTTGTCTTCCCATTTCCAACGTCCGCGTGTGCGGTGGGGGAATCCAATTTCTCAGGCTTTTTGTGAGTAGCATTGCTTAACTTCGTGCTCGTTAACATATTCAGTAGTGCCTGGAAGTGTACACTTGTGTCGACACGTGTCTTCAACATCCGATAATAAAACATCCGCACAGATGCAATTTGTACCACGCATGCGTTGCACCGGTTGAACGGTGAGAGGCTGTTCGAAATTGAAACGAAGAAGTTGTAGAGagcatacacacaaatatataaatatatgcaaGCTCTCCCTCACGCACTTTCGAACTTGAACTTCGCATGTAAAAAGAAGGCACAAGAACGTCAAGGGAGGTTGAGGGACAGGATAACAAAGGGTCGTTGCCGACGGGAGGGTGTGTGCAGGACAAAAAATGAGTATAACGGAGAGGGACGGTTCTTCCGATACAATGACGACGCCAGGAGTCTTCAAAAGATTATTGatgagagaaggaaataTTTCACTGGTTTCCTTTTTGATACAGCTGAAGCAAACCGGGCCAATCAAAGGAATCAGCGCAGATACCGAAACATGTTTCGTTCATTTTGCCTCCACTGAGGCTTGCAAAAACGACCTTGGAAAACATCGTTGAACAGCGCGGATACCTGTGGGTTCGTGTGACATGTTACCTGTGCCGGTCTCCACTTCTTTTCGTTCAGACTGTGCCGTGCACAAGTGAGTTCGATTGTGGTTTTTACTTATCTTCGACGTCCTTTACAGTTACAGGATATCCATTCCTCCACATGCAGTGATTCTGTCCAACTGACCTCTCTTCAACACCTAGTTGTTCCTTCACAGCTTGCTTGAGCTCTGAGAGAGCAGATGGATCGTCGATCGTAGGGGGTACAGAGTACCGATGCCCTTCGAGAATTAGTGTTATGGTTTTTCGTAGTGTCTTTCCTGACCTGGTGTGTGGTAGCTTCTCTACTATGACACATGTTCTGAAGCATGCAAACGGGCCAATACGCTGGCGGACATTGTGAACTAACTCTTCGATGACtttgttccttctttgtTGCTGTTCATCCTTACTTTGACGAGGCGATTGTGGACGGAGAATAACCACAGCAACAGGAACATGACCTTTCATGGCGTCGGTGACGCCAACAACTGCAGCACTGGCAACTTCTGGATGTTTGGTGAGGACCTCCTCGATTGACAAACCGGAAATACGATGGGCGGATACGTTGATGACATCATCAGTTCTGCCTTCGATATGCAGGTACCCGTCATCATCAAAATGTCCACTGTCTCCTGTATCGTAATATCCTGGAAAACGCGACAGATATGTGCTGATATACCTGGACGAACGCAAATAGAGTCAAACACACTTGACCAGAATATGCACATGGTTGCGCGCTTACACATCGACATATAGTCCTGCAGGCATACACATAGAGCGCATGTGTAGGTGGGTACGTTTAAGTCGAGTCCCGTGGGTCAGTGGCTGAGGAGCAAACCCCAGTACGAGACTGGGGTTCACGGGGGGTCTGCTGCAGTTGTTTTTCTAGTTCTATGGTGCCCGGGCTATTTTGAGAGGACTTCACGTCTTACTCCCGGGTCACGGTTTTCCCTTCGAAAAGGGAATTGGATATTTTACCTGTTGTCGTTCTGATAAAGACTCTTGAGTGATCCGGGAGGCATTGGCAACTTCACAGCGATATGCCCGGTCATCTcatcttccacttcttcgccgtcgttGTCCAGGATTCGGAGATCCCAACCGGGGCAAGGTTTTCCGCAGGAGCCTTCCCTGGGGGAAAAGCTTGAATAGATAAGATAAAGCGACTGCTACTAACAAGGAAAAACAATTTTTTGGGCAAGTTACTGCCGACATGCCGGACGAGGTCTCCGTCTCTCAGCCTCTCTCATGTTCGCTCCCTTTCGTAGTCTATATTTGTGCCtatctttttctccctcacTATTTGTTCCGCTTTCACCCTCCTCGCTATATCCCTCTATCTCAACGCTGCCACAACCCTTTAATAGTGACAAGGTTCAAACTGATGTCACAGAGATGGTGATGAACAGTCAGATTACGTTGGTACTGAACGAGTTTTGTTACCTGAGGGGAGTGTAGTCATCTTCGCTGAACGGCTGGCCAGCCATAAGGCAGGTCATTGGCCAACCAGTTTCAGACTGCCACCAGTGGTCAATTACAAGAGGTGGAGTACGGCTAGGATATGCCGTGGCAAATGTGTCTTCAAGGGCGTTTGTAAACCAGCGAAACGTGGCGTGGTCTGTTCGCTCGCCGACCAGGTAAACAGTCCGCAGCCGCGACAGATCGTAGGCTCTCAATCTCTCCCCGTGTGGATCTGCAACCCTTATATTTCGGAGTGCAGACGGTGCGGTAAAGATTTTTGAAACGCCGTACTCGCTCGATATTCTCCAAAAGGCACCTGCGTTgtgtcgagagaaaaagtcaCTAGATTGGGTGACCGGGCAAGAGCTGAGCGTCTTCCTACAGAGAGAAATCAGAGTGGCTGTTGGCTCGTACAAATACGTATTTGCGGCGACAAAGCACACCTGCATTTGAGTGTCAACTATAATCATCAAGCGAAACAGCTACTACTGAGGACACGGGCAATTTTAGCAGTAGCAGCAATAAGTTACCATGCATCGAAAAACATTCCCGTTGCTTCAGGTGGGTCGCGTTGATCTTCAAACTAATCTGACTGAATATCGGCTTCACCACCAAAGCTAGGCATGGTAATGCTTGACGAGAGACGACGGTGCTGTCTTACAGAAGTAGCTCAGAACCATATACTTGCTACTGGCTTACCCGCATCCTTTGCCATGACCGGTTTTCCTTCGTACATGACAGATGTTCCACCGCCAATCAATGTTCCATAAACCATTATGGAGTGACCAAGAACCCAGCCAAGGTCCGACGCACAGAAAACGGTATTCCCGGGTCTGATTCCATAAATTGCTGAGGCAGTATAGTGACTTGAAACACACTGGCCAGCGTGATCGCGGACAATACCTTTTGGGTCCCCAGTGGTACCGGATGTGTATAGAAGATATAGAGGATGATTAGAATCAACTGGAAGGATATCACACTGGCCAGACCCGCTTTTGATGAAACAGTCCCAGTCAATATCACTGCTCTCCAATGTACATTCATGCTGAGATCTCTGGAGAATAACCTTGAACTCTGGTTTGTGAGATGACAGCTGCAAGGCATGTTCAAGACCCTCCTTGTAAGGTACGATCCGCCGGGGTTCAATGCCACATGAAGCCGCTATTATCGCTTTCGGTTTTGCATGATCAATGCGGGTAGAGAGCTCCTGGGTTCCAAATCCTCCGAAAGTAACGGCATGCACGGCGCCGATGCGTGCGCAGGCAAGCATGGAAATAGCTGCTTCCGGTACCACTGGCATATAGATCAGAACCCGATCACCTTCATGAACTCCTGCCTTTCGCAGGGCGTCAGCAAGGGCGCTGACCCTCTCCAGGAGTTCTCCATACGTGATTTTCTCCTTTGATCCCGTAGAGGGGGAGTCATAGATAATCGCATAGGCACCAGCTCGTCCATTGTGGACATGCGAATCGACAGCTTCGTAGCAGGCGTTGACGTGACCTCCTGGAAACCACCGGTAGATCGGAGCATCAGATGAATCGAGAACTGCCGAGAATGGCTTGAACCAGCGAACACTTGCAGCCTGCTGCCTCCAAAAACCTATCGGGTCTTCCAGAGATTCCCTGTGCAGTTGATCCTGGAGACATTCCGACGGAGGGTAgttctctgcagaaaaacgggAGCCGACAAGCTCACAAACCTGGTAAACAGGAAGAATGAGGCCTGTCTGAAATCTTCTTTGTAAGTCACCCCCAGTCACCCTGTATTGCAGAtattttttctcttccaatatcatctgaagaagagggcCGGAAAAGCGTGGAGAAACTACGTGAAGCATCGAGGAGGCAACGCATCCTTGGCAGGCACCAAACAAAGACCACATACAAAGTATTTCACTTGACAACGAAGAAAGTCATAAGTTCTTCGTGTCAAGCTTCAGTAAGCAATCAACTTCATAATAAAAACCGTATGCGTGGTTTCAAATAACGGGTGCAGAACATCAGCAATTGCAAACTGTTTTCGTTAGAACGAACCGTGAGCTTTGGAAACAAAATACCGGAATGAAGAAGTTGCCCCACAGGGCGCAGAGAGCTGTTGGTCAGGAAGCCTAAACAACCATCCGGGGTCGCTAGGAGTCTTAATGTTCCATTGAGAAAGCGacgcgttctttctttccttgaaATCGCTTGGACACGCAGCTGAGGAGATGTAAGATGAAAAAGACCGAAAAAGGCAAGTCCGAGAGAAACATGGGTACGTTCCCTTTGATGAAATTATGGTCCTAAAAGTCCCACTTCTGAACGGGGGCGGTACCAGTCGTTTTCCACTTATTCCAGATCGGCAATCTAACTTTGGTTTCCAGGAAAAACCCTGCTGCTCTGCCGAGCTCGCGGTATAAACTCTTCGTAGAGTATCTCGAAGAATCTCCCTTTTACACATGGCTGTCCCACCGAAACAAGCGTAGTGTCGACAGGTAATTTGTAGCACTGAAAACATGAAATATTGCCTGTTACGTCTATTTTCTCCTGTTAGGGtttttcttgcatgcaaacacaaTGCCCTGCACACGTATGACAGAATGCCGTTGATGTTTATTGCCGCTCGTAATAAACACCGATGTGAAGCATCGGACGTAAACATAGAATACCAACTGGCGAAAACAGAAGGATACTAGCAAAGAAATGCCAAACGGGAGAACAACAAAAGCGAAAAATTCAAGTTGACTCTCGGAACTGACACGACTGCACCTGAATCGCATGAACCTTGTTCGCGTGCTGACTATGTTACCCTGTTGCAAGAGCGTGATGTAGCATCTCTCCCTGGCAGCATCGGTACTACAGTTGTGTCTCGATTTCCAGAGAAGGTCTTCAACTCAACAGATGCTCAGGCACGCAGCTTGTAATTAACGTAAAACGGTTTCAGTGGAGTTCGTCGGGCACTGTTCTCACTTGCTAGAACGCCTGGATACCACTACTGTCAATCGGAGTTTGCAGATGTGGTCACGCAATGCCTGGGAATACCTTTATTAGCAGAGCACTCCCATGCTGCAGACTTAACAAACGCGTTTTGAGATACTGTCTCTCAAATGTGCGAGCTATACCGCCAGCGACAGTATCCGGCATATACTACGTCTAAAGCATTCCCACCGACGGAGTGACTAAGGAAGCGGTTATCAAAGAAAAGTTTTCTCGTTATAAATATTCTCTTAAGAGAATCCCTTGACCCGGATTATCTTCACGTATCTTCAAATCTCTATCTACGGAGCTATTTACTTACACATGTGTTGACACCAGCATTTTAGTATACTTACCACGGAAACGTCCAGCGCTAGCGACCATTTTGGGTGCATCTCATTTCATGTTACTCGTATAGGCGGCTTGATCAAGCTGTTTAATCTCAGTTGGGTGCTCAGTGGGGCAAATGTGGCTATCAGGTCGTTTCAGTTTCCCGATTCTTTCTCGATCAGGATATCGCTCTTTTCCACAGTGGATAAATCCTCCTACGGATACAGTACCCTTTTTGGATCACACTATAAAACCCCGTTGGCACGCAGGTAACGCAAAGAATCAAACAACATAGCTTATACGTCTCGCGTCCGCCCCCCAGCATTGCACAGACAGATCCATAAATCCGTGAGTGCCTGTGACTGTGTGACGGAGCAGAGCCGACGGCTCCTGCCCAAACATAGGCACAACTGATGAAACCTTTAATTTCGGCTTCTCGTCCAGTTCGTTACAAGACAGTTTACCGAACCAGTCAGTTATGAATCGTCTTCGTGTCTCCACGTACCCACGATCGTATGTATCGTGTTTACCTACAGCCCAAAGTCGCCTGCGAAAAGCATCCTCCCTGTTGCCTTTCTAGTTCCTC
This Toxoplasma gondii ME49 chromosome VIII, whole genome shotgun sequence DNA region includes the following protein-coding sequences:
- a CDS encoding propionate-CoA ligase (encoded by transcript TGME49_232580), which encodes MCKREILRDTLRRVYTASSAEQQGFSWKPKLDCRSGISGKRLVPPPFRSGTFRTIISSKGTYPCFSRTCLFRSFSSYISSAACPSDFKERKNASLSQWNIKTPSDPGWLFRLPDQQLSAPCGATSSFRYFVSKAHENYPPSECLQDQLHRESLEDPIGFWRQQAASVRWFKPFSAVLDSSDAPIYRWFPGGHVNACYEAVDSHVHNGRAGAYAIIYDSPSTGSKEKITYGELLERVSALADALRKAGVHEGDRVLIYMPVVPEAAISMLACARIGAVHAVTFGGFGTQELSTRIDHAKPKAIIAASCGIEPRRIVPYKEGLEHALQLSSHKPEFKVILQRSQHECTLESSDIDWDCFIKSGSGQCDILPVDSNHPLYLLYTSGTTGDPKGIVRDHAGQCVSSHYTASAIYGIRPGNTVFCASDLGWVLGHSIMVYGTLIGGGTSVMYEGKPVMAKDAGAFWRISSEYGVSKIFTAPSALRNIRVADPHGERLRAYDLSRLRTVYLVGERTDHATFRWFTNALEDTFATAYPSRTPPLVIDHWWQSETGWPMTCLMAGQPFSEDDYTPLREGSCGKPCPGWDLRILDNDGEEVEDEMTGHIAVKLPMPPGSLKSLYQNDNRYISTYLSRFPGYYDTGDSGHFDDDGYLHIEGRTDDVINVSAHRISGLSIEEVLTKHPEVASAAVVGVTDAMKGHVPVAVVILRPQSPRQSKDEQQQRRNKVIEELVHNVRQRIGPFACFRTCVIVEKLPHTRSGKTLRKTITLILEGHRYSVPPTIDDPSALSELKQAVKEQLGVEERSVGQNHCMWRNGYPVTVKDVEDK